A window from Vibrio cortegadensis encodes these proteins:
- the prmC gene encoding peptide chain release factor N(5)-glutamine methyltransferase: protein MNANRTIEHVLKATISQFQESGSESPSLDAAVLLCHALDKPRSYLLTWPEKTLTNEQWIDFNRIVERRLKGEPVAYIVGEREFWSLPLKVSPSTLIPRPDTERLVEVALDKTFEQQGAILDLGTGTGAIALALASELPNRQVIGVDLRPEAQQLATHNGQQLNLLNATFRHGSWFEPIDNGMKFALIVSNPPYIEENDPHLTQGDVRFEPITALVAEDEGLADIRFISTHAIDYMEKDAWLVFEHGYDQGQAVRKIMTDLGYCDVTTEQDYGGNDRVTLGRNIK, encoded by the coding sequence ATGAACGCTAACCGCACAATCGAACATGTGCTTAAAGCTACCATTAGCCAGTTTCAAGAGAGCGGCAGTGAATCGCCCTCTCTTGATGCGGCAGTGTTACTTTGCCATGCACTCGATAAACCTCGCTCATATTTACTGACTTGGCCTGAAAAAACGCTAACCAATGAACAGTGGATTGATTTCAATCGTATTGTTGAAAGGCGACTAAAAGGCGAGCCTGTTGCCTATATTGTCGGGGAGAGGGAGTTCTGGTCTCTGCCATTAAAGGTATCACCTTCCACTTTAATCCCAAGACCTGATACCGAAAGATTAGTTGAAGTCGCTCTGGATAAAACCTTCGAACAGCAAGGTGCCATTCTCGATTTAGGAACCGGTACAGGGGCGATAGCATTAGCTTTAGCGTCAGAGCTACCTAATCGACAAGTCATCGGAGTCGATCTCCGTCCTGAAGCGCAACAGCTTGCGACTCATAATGGGCAACAACTTAATCTTTTAAATGCGACTTTTCGCCATGGCAGTTGGTTTGAACCGATTGATAACGGCATGAAGTTTGCTTTAATTGTTTCGAACCCGCCCTACATTGAAGAAAATGATCCGCACTTAACTCAAGGTGATGTTCGCTTTGAACCCATAACAGCACTTGTTGCTGAAGATGAAGGTTTGGCTGATATTCGGTTTATATCCACCCATGCTATTGATTATATGGAAAAAGACGCATGGTTGGTTTTTGAGCATGGTTACGATCAAGGGCAAGCGGTTCGGAAAATAATGACTGATCTTGGCTATTGTGATGTCACAACAGAACAAGATTACGGTGGCAATGATAGAGTGACTTTAGGTCGTAATATTAAATAG
- the prfA gene encoding peptide chain release factor 1 produces MKSSILVKLESLVERYEEVQHLLGDPDVLGDQNKFRALSKEYSQLEEVTQCFQAYQQAQEDLVAAEEMANEDDAEMREMAQEEIKEAKAAIEKLTDELQILLLPKDPNDERNCFLEIRAGAGGDEAGIFAGNLFRMYSKFAEKKGWRVEVMSCNVSEQGGYKEMIAKVSGDGVFGTMKFESGGHRVQRVPETESQGRVHTSACTVAVMAEVPEADLPEIKSSDLKIDTFRSSGAGGQHVNTTDSAIRITHLPTGTVVECQDERSQHKNKAKAMAVLAARIIQAEEARRAAVVSDTRRNLLGSGDRSDRIRTYNYPQGRVSDHRINLTLYRLSETMEGDLQSLVDPVMAEHQADQLAALADNH; encoded by the coding sequence ATGAAATCCTCGATTCTAGTAAAGCTTGAAAGCCTAGTTGAACGCTATGAAGAAGTTCAGCATCTACTTGGTGACCCTGATGTTCTCGGTGACCAAAACAAATTCCGTGCTTTGTCGAAAGAGTACTCCCAGCTAGAAGAAGTGACTCAGTGCTTCCAAGCTTACCAGCAAGCACAAGAAGATCTTGTGGCAGCTGAAGAGATGGCCAATGAAGATGATGCAGAAATGCGTGAAATGGCTCAGGAAGAGATCAAAGAAGCAAAAGCGGCTATTGAAAAATTGACCGATGAACTGCAAATTTTGTTGCTACCGAAAGATCCAAACGATGAGCGCAACTGTTTCTTAGAAATCCGCGCCGGTGCGGGTGGCGATGAAGCGGGTATCTTTGCGGGTAACTTATTCCGTATGTACTCAAAGTTTGCTGAGAAGAAGGGCTGGCGCGTAGAAGTGATGAGCTGCAATGTGTCTGAGCAGGGCGGTTACAAAGAGATGATCGCTAAAGTAAGCGGTGATGGCGTGTTCGGTACTATGAAGTTTGAATCTGGTGGTCACCGTGTTCAACGTGTACCAGAAACTGAATCTCAAGGTCGTGTACACACTTCTGCATGTACCGTTGCTGTAATGGCTGAAGTACCAGAAGCGGATTTACCAGAGATTAAATCAAGCGATCTGAAAATTGATACTTTCCGCTCTTCGGGTGCGGGTGGTCAGCACGTTAACACGACAGATTCTGCTATTCGTATTACCCACCTTCCAACGGGTACGGTTGTTGAGTGCCAAGATGAGCGTTCACAACATAAAAACAAAGCCAAAGCGATGGCTGTTCTTGCGGCTCGTATTATCCAAGCTGAAGAAGCTCGTCGTGCTGCGGTAGTCTCTGATACTCGTCGTAACCTACTTGGTTCAGGCGATCGTAGTGACCGTATTCGTACTTATAACTACCCACAAGGTCGTGTTTCAGATCACCGTATTAACCTGACACTTTACCGTCTATCAGAAACGATGGAAGGCGATCTGCAAAGCTTGGTTGACCCTGTAATGGCTGAGCACCAAGCTGACCAACTTGCAGCATTAGCTGATAACCATTAA
- the hemA gene encoding glutamyl-tRNA reductase, which translates to MSLLAIGINHNTASVDLREKVAFGPDKLTEALKQLGANENVNGSVIISTCNRTEIYCDIKAATKNKLIDWLSNFHDISPEELKPSLYIYEEQAAIKHLMRVSCGLDSLVLGEPQILGQVKQAFSDSRELKAVDASMEKLFQKSFSVAKRVRTETEIGGSAVSVAYAACTLAKQIFESLADSTVLLVGAGETIELVAKHLASNGCTNMIVANRTRERALSLAEEFGAEIIGLPDIPDYLPRADIVISSTASPLPIIGKGMVETALKARKHQPILLVDIAVPRDVEAQVGDLNDAYLYTVDDLQSIVESNLEQRKVEAIQAEAIVSEESAIFMTWMRSLQAVDSIRDFRKSANEIREELLNKSLQSLEAGNDPQKVLLELSNKLTNKLIHAPTRALQSAAEQGEPAKLTVIRQSLGLDDPS; encoded by the coding sequence ATGTCCTTGCTTGCTATTGGTATTAATCACAATACAGCCTCGGTAGATTTGCGAGAAAAAGTCGCATTTGGCCCCGACAAACTGACGGAAGCGTTAAAGCAGCTAGGTGCAAATGAGAATGTAAACGGAAGTGTTATCATTTCCACTTGTAATCGAACTGAAATTTATTGCGATATAAAAGCCGCAACAAAGAATAAGCTTATTGATTGGCTTTCTAACTTTCATGATATTAGCCCTGAAGAACTAAAACCAAGTTTATACATTTACGAAGAGCAAGCGGCGATTAAGCACTTGATGCGGGTATCGTGTGGATTAGACTCTTTAGTACTAGGTGAGCCGCAGATCCTTGGTCAAGTTAAGCAGGCTTTTTCTGATTCGAGAGAATTAAAAGCCGTTGATGCTTCAATGGAAAAATTGTTCCAAAAATCTTTCTCTGTTGCGAAACGAGTTCGGACAGAAACGGAAATTGGCGGAAGTGCTGTTTCTGTGGCTTATGCTGCTTGTACTTTAGCTAAGCAAATTTTTGAATCATTGGCTGACTCTACAGTATTACTGGTTGGTGCCGGTGAAACTATTGAACTTGTCGCGAAACATTTAGCGAGTAATGGCTGTACCAATATGATTGTTGCTAACCGTACTCGTGAACGAGCGTTAAGTTTAGCGGAAGAGTTCGGTGCGGAAATTATTGGACTGCCAGATATTCCTGATTATTTGCCACGAGCCGATATTGTGATTAGTTCTACCGCGAGTCCTTTACCTATCATAGGGAAGGGGATGGTAGAAACGGCACTCAAAGCTCGCAAGCATCAGCCAATATTATTAGTTGATATTGCCGTTCCTCGTGATGTAGAAGCGCAGGTCGGGGATTTAAATGATGCCTATCTTTATACGGTTGATGATTTACAATCCATTGTTGAAAGTAATCTTGAACAGCGAAAAGTGGAAGCTATCCAAGCAGAAGCTATTGTTAGTGAAGAAAGCGCGATATTCATGACGTGGATGCGCTCGTTGCAAGCCGTCGATAGCATTCGAGATTTTCGGAAGTCGGCGAATGAGATTCGAGAAGAGCTTTTAAATAAAAGTTTGCAGTCTCTTGAGGCTGGAAATGATCCACAGAAAGTATTACTAGAACTTAGTAATAAGTTAACGAACAAATTGATCCATGCTCCCACTCGCGCGTTACAAAGTGCAGCCGAGCAAGGTGAACCAGCAAAATTAACAGTCATTAGACAAAGTCTGGGTCTTGATGACCCTAGCTAA
- the lolB gene encoding lipoprotein insertase outer membrane protein LolB, which yields MIKFRQVLSLFFASLLLFGCSSIPETVTSVEWQSHQSKLEQITSYNITGKLAYISPQQRQSLNFQWKHSEKLSHLRLTTFLGQTALNLTITPQGAKVVTYDDETFTGESATQLVYNLTGLMIPIDHMPLWLLGLPTGADQFQLNETNTLASLNKKVGLRQWQLEYQAYKETTNLAENSDVNPLPLPSKLKFTQADTTINIVVSKWKITE from the coding sequence ATGATCAAATTTCGCCAAGTCCTTAGCCTATTTTTTGCAAGTCTTCTTCTTTTTGGGTGTTCCAGCATTCCAGAAACAGTCACCAGCGTTGAGTGGCAATCTCATCAATCGAAGCTAGAACAGATAACCAGTTACAACATCACGGGTAAACTCGCCTATATATCTCCACAGCAGAGACAAAGTCTGAATTTTCAGTGGAAACACTCAGAGAAGCTTAGCCATCTACGATTAACCACATTTCTGGGGCAAACAGCACTCAATTTGACGATCACCCCTCAAGGGGCAAAAGTAGTCACTTACGACGACGAAACCTTTACTGGAGAGAGTGCCACACAATTGGTTTATAACCTTACAGGGTTGATGATCCCAATCGATCATATGCCACTATGGTTACTTGGCTTACCTACGGGAGCTGACCAGTTTCAGTTAAATGAAACCAACACACTAGCCTCTTTAAATAAAAAAGTGGGCCTTCGTCAATGGCAACTCGAATATCAAGCTTACAAAGAGACTACCAACTTAGCGGAAAATTCCGATGTAAATCCGCTTCCTTTACCGTCAAAATTAAAATTTACGCAAGCCGATACCACCATCAATATTGTTGTGTCTAAATGGAAAATTACGGAATGA
- the ispE gene encoding 4-(cytidine 5'-diphospho)-2-C-methyl-D-erythritol kinase — protein sequence MITEQTSWPSPAKLNLFLYITGRRDNGYHELQTLFQFVDFGDDLLITANNSAQITITPEIKGVATQDNLIWKAATALQEYASCSLGADIILNKILPMGGGIGGGSSNAATVLVALNYLWDLDLSDEQLAEIGLKLGADVPVFVHGYAAFAEGVGEKLVKAEPEEKWYLVIKPQVSIATVDIFTHEKLIRNTPKRALTTLLSEKYENDCEKIVRMLYPEVDKQLSWLLQYAPSRLTGTGSCVFAEFDSKQNAETVLEKLPDTVSAFIAKGRNTSPLKETLAEYESAQTQSI from the coding sequence ATGATAACCGAACAAACCTCTTGGCCATCCCCTGCCAAATTAAACCTCTTTCTCTATATAACAGGTCGTAGAGACAATGGTTACCATGAATTGCAAACCCTATTTCAATTTGTCGATTTTGGTGATGACCTATTAATTACTGCAAATAACTCAGCTCAAATTACCATTACCCCAGAAATAAAAGGGGTGGCGACACAAGATAATCTAATTTGGAAAGCCGCTACAGCACTACAAGAGTATGCTTCGTGCTCGCTTGGGGCTGACATTATTTTAAATAAAATCCTTCCTATGGGAGGCGGAATCGGTGGTGGTTCTTCAAATGCTGCAACCGTCTTAGTTGCCCTCAATTATCTTTGGGATTTAGACCTATCTGATGAACAACTTGCAGAGATAGGTTTGAAATTGGGCGCAGATGTACCTGTATTTGTTCATGGCTATGCTGCTTTTGCAGAAGGTGTAGGCGAAAAACTGGTAAAAGCGGAACCAGAAGAAAAATGGTATTTAGTGATCAAGCCCCAAGTTAGCATTGCAACGGTAGACATATTCACGCACGAAAAATTAATTAGAAATACGCCAAAGCGAGCCTTGACAACGCTTCTAAGCGAAAAATACGAAAACGATTGCGAAAAAATTGTTCGAATGCTGTACCCAGAGGTTGATAAGCAACTTTCTTGGCTGTTACAATACGCGCCGTCGAGATTGACAGGAACTGGGTCCTGCGTATTTGCTGAGTTTGATAGCAAACAAAACGCTGAAACTGTTCTAGAAAAACTTCCTGACACTGTCTCTGCATTCATTGCAAAAGGTCGAAACACTTCACCTTTAAAAGAGACACTGGCTGAATATGAATCAGCCCAAACCCAATCTATTTAA
- a CDS encoding ribose-phosphate pyrophosphokinase — protein MPDMKLFAGNATPELAQRIADRLYISLGDATVERFSDGEVAVQINENVRGSDVFIIQSTCAPTNDNLMELVVMIDAMRRASAGRITAVIPYFGYARQDRRVRSARVPITAKVVADFLSNVGVDRVLTIDLHAEQIQGFFDVPVDNIFGTPVLLEDMANRGLENPVVVSPDLGGVVRARATAKALGDIDIAIVDKRRPRANVSEVMNLIGDVEGRDCVIVDDMIDTGGTLCKAAEALKARGAKRVFAYATHAVFSGSAADNIGNSVLDQVIVTDSITMTKEMEATGKVTTLSLSRMLAEAIRRISNEESISAMFSN, from the coding sequence GTGCCTGATATGAAGCTATTTGCTGGTAACGCAACACCTGAACTAGCCCAACGTATTGCTGATCGTCTATACATCTCTCTAGGAGATGCTACTGTTGAACGTTTTTCTGATGGCGAAGTCGCTGTTCAAATTAATGAAAATGTTCGTGGTAGCGATGTATTCATCATTCAATCAACTTGTGCACCAACCAACGACAACTTAATGGAGTTGGTGGTAATGATTGACGCAATGCGCCGCGCTTCAGCTGGCCGTATTACTGCTGTAATCCCATACTTTGGTTATGCCCGTCAAGATCGTCGCGTACGTTCTGCTCGTGTACCAATTACTGCAAAAGTTGTTGCAGACTTCCTTTCTAACGTTGGTGTTGACCGCGTTCTAACTATCGACCTACACGCAGAGCAAATTCAAGGCTTCTTCGATGTACCTGTTGATAACATTTTCGGTACTCCAGTTTTACTTGAAGACATGGCAAACCGTGGTCTAGAAAACCCAGTAGTGGTTTCTCCTGACCTTGGTGGCGTTGTTCGTGCTCGTGCAACTGCGAAAGCCCTAGGTGATATCGATATTGCGATTGTTGACAAACGTCGTCCACGCGCAAATGTTTCAGAAGTAATGAACCTTATCGGTGATGTTGAAGGTCGCGATTGTGTCATCGTTGACGACATGATTGATACTGGCGGTACATTATGTAAAGCAGCAGAAGCACTGAAAGCACGTGGAGCGAAGCGCGTATTTGCTTATGCGACTCACGCTGTATTCTCAGGCAGTGCCGCAGACAACATCGGCAACTCTGTGCTTGATCAAGTTATCGTAACTGACTCAATCACAATGACTAAAGAGATGGAAGCTACAGGCAAAGTAACCACACTTAGCCTTTCTCGCATGCTAGCTGAAGCGATTCGTCGTATCAGCAACGAAGAGTCAATCTCTGCGATGTTTAGCAATTAA
- the pth gene encoding aminoacyl-tRNA hydrolase encodes MSQQIKLLVGLANPGPEYAKTRHNAGAWVVEELARVHNVTLKNEAKFFGLTGRIMVHGEDLRLLIPTTFMNLSGKSVAALAKFYQIKPEEIMVAHDELDLPPGVGKFKKGGGHGGHNGLKDIISKQGNNKEFYRLRLGIGHPGHKDKVAGYVLGKAPAKEQECIEAVVDESVRSLDILLKDGLTKAQNRLHTFKAE; translated from the coding sequence TTGAGCCAACAAATAAAACTTCTCGTCGGACTAGCGAATCCTGGTCCTGAGTATGCCAAAACTCGCCATAATGCGGGTGCTTGGGTAGTAGAAGAGTTAGCACGTGTACATAACGTCACTCTAAAGAATGAAGCTAAATTCTTTGGATTAACGGGTCGCATCATGGTGCATGGCGAAGATCTTCGCTTACTGATCCCAACCACTTTTATGAATTTATCTGGTAAATCCGTTGCCGCACTGGCGAAGTTCTACCAAATTAAGCCGGAAGAAATAATGGTCGCTCATGATGAGCTAGACTTACCTCCTGGCGTAGGAAAATTTAAAAAAGGTGGTGGTCATGGCGGTCATAATGGCCTGAAAGACATCATCAGTAAGCAAGGGAATAATAAAGAATTCTATCGTCTCAGGCTCGGCATTGGCCATCCTGGGCATAAAGATAAAGTTGCAGGTTATGTGTTAGGCAAAGCTCCCGCTAAAGAGCAGGAGTGTATAGAGGCCGTAGTGGATGAATCAGTACGCAGCCTCGACATCTTATTAAAAGATGGCCTGACCAAAGCACAAAATCGCTTACATACGTTCAAAGCTGAATAA
- the ychF gene encoding redox-regulated ATPase YchF, whose translation MGFKCGIVGLPNVGKSTLFNALTKAGIEAANFPFCTIEPNTGVVPVPDLRLDALAKIVNPERILPTTMEFVDIAGLVAGASKGEGLGNKFLANIRETDAIGHVVRCFENENIIHVAGKISPLEDIEIINLELALADLDSCERALQRNAKKAKGGDKDAKFEITVLEKLLPVLTEGGMARTIELTKEELIAIDYLNFLTLKPTMYIANVSEDGFENNPYLDLVREFAAKENNVVVPVCAAIESELSELDDEDREEFLADMGIEEPGLNRVIRSGYELLTLQTYFTAGVKEVRAWTIPVGATAPQAAGKIHTDFEKGFIRAEVVGYDNFIEFNGESGAKEAGKWRLEGKDYIVKDGDVVHFRFNV comes from the coding sequence ATGGGTTTTAAATGTGGCATCGTTGGTCTACCAAATGTAGGTAAATCAACTCTGTTCAACGCGCTTACTAAAGCTGGTATTGAAGCGGCAAACTTTCCGTTCTGTACTATTGAACCAAACACTGGTGTTGTTCCAGTTCCAGATCTTCGTTTAGACGCTCTGGCGAAAATTGTAAACCCAGAACGCATCTTACCAACAACAATGGAATTTGTTGATATTGCAGGTTTGGTTGCTGGTGCTTCAAAAGGTGAAGGTTTAGGTAACAAATTCCTAGCTAACATCCGTGAAACAGATGCAATTGGCCACGTGGTACGTTGTTTTGAAAATGAAAACATCATTCACGTTGCAGGTAAAATCTCACCTCTTGAAGATATCGAAATCATCAACCTAGAGCTTGCTCTTGCCGATTTGGATAGCTGTGAACGTGCTTTACAGCGTAATGCTAAAAAAGCAAAAGGTGGTGATAAAGATGCGAAATTCGAAATCACGGTTCTTGAGAAGCTACTTCCAGTACTAACGGAAGGCGGCATGGCTCGTACCATCGAGCTAACAAAAGAAGAACTTATCGCCATTGATTACCTAAACTTCCTAACACTTAAGCCTACGATGTACATCGCAAACGTAAGTGAAGACGGTTTTGAGAATAATCCATACCTGGATCTTGTGCGTGAATTCGCAGCAAAAGAAAACAACGTAGTAGTTCCAGTGTGCGCTGCTATTGAATCTGAGCTTTCTGAATTAGATGACGAAGATCGTGAAGAGTTTCTAGCGGATATGGGAATCGAAGAACCGGGTCTTAACCGCGTAATTCGTTCTGGCTACGAACTTCTAACACTGCAAACCTATTTCACTGCTGGTGTTAAAGAAGTTCGCGCATGGACTATCCCTGTTGGCGCAACAGCACCACAAGCTGCAGGTAAGATCCACACTGACTTTGAGAAAGGTTTCATTCGAGCTGAAGTTGTCGGTTATGACAACTTTATCGAATTTAACGGTGAGAGCGGAGCTAAAGAAGCGGGTAAATGGCGCTTAGAAGGCAAAGATTACATCGTTAAAGATGGCGATGTGGTTCATTTCCGTTTCAACGTATAA
- a CDS encoding 2-octaprenyl-3-methyl-6-methoxy-1,4-benzoquinol hydroxylase → MNKFDIAVVGGGMVGAAIALGFAKQGRSVALIEGARPKGYEHDQPMDIRVSAISQTSVNLLSSLGAWEAISSMRVCPYRRLETWEHPECRTRFSAEDVNLPQLGYIVENRLIQLGLWEQFEQQPSLSLFCPDKLKSIEFGTEENQIALESGINLTASWVVGADGANSVVRQQANIGVTAWDYRQHCMLINVETEYSQQDITWQQFTPSGPRSFLPLCGNQGSLVWYDSPKRIKQLMNMSHVQLRNEIVSVFPRELGDIKVLQTGSFPLTRRHAQQYHKNGCVLVGDSAHTINPLAGQGVNLGFKDVAALLDITAEQDELTTDLLRKYERCRRGDNLLMQSGMDFFYKTFSNDLMPLKMVRNAVLKVAENSGPMKQQVLKYALGL, encoded by the coding sequence ATGAACAAATTTGATATTGCAGTGGTGGGCGGTGGCATGGTTGGTGCTGCGATTGCACTTGGTTTTGCAAAGCAGGGTAGGAGCGTTGCTCTTATTGAAGGTGCACGTCCTAAGGGGTACGAACATGACCAACCAATGGACATTCGAGTCTCTGCAATATCTCAGACATCAGTGAATCTATTGAGCTCGTTAGGGGCATGGGAGGCTATTTCTTCAATGAGAGTGTGCCCATATCGTCGCTTGGAAACGTGGGAACACCCTGAATGCCGAACTCGCTTTAGTGCTGAAGACGTTAACTTACCCCAGCTTGGTTATATTGTTGAAAATCGTTTGATTCAACTAGGACTATGGGAACAATTTGAACAGCAACCTTCATTATCACTTTTCTGCCCGGATAAATTGAAATCAATTGAATTTGGAACTGAAGAAAATCAAATCGCTCTAGAATCAGGAATCAACCTCACTGCTAGTTGGGTTGTTGGTGCTGATGGCGCTAATTCTGTCGTTAGGCAACAAGCAAATATAGGCGTAACCGCATGGGATTATCGTCAGCACTGCATGTTAATCAATGTTGAAACGGAATACTCACAGCAAGATATTACGTGGCAACAGTTTACCCCTTCAGGGCCTCGATCATTCCTACCATTGTGTGGGAATCAAGGTTCACTCGTTTGGTATGATTCACCAAAGCGAATTAAGCAACTAATGAATATGAGCCATGTGCAATTACGTAATGAAATTGTGAGTGTTTTCCCTCGCGAGTTAGGCGATATCAAAGTGCTCCAAACCGGATCGTTTCCACTTACTCGCCGTCATGCTCAGCAATATCACAAGAATGGATGTGTTCTTGTGGGTGATTCTGCACATACGATTAACCCATTAGCGGGACAAGGCGTTAATCTTGGCTTTAAAGATGTCGCAGCATTATTAGATATAACGGCTGAACAAGATGAGCTCACGACTGACTTACTGAGAAAGTACGAGCGATGTCGCCGTGGTGATAATTTATTGATGCAAAGCGGGATGGATTTTTTCTACAAAACATTCAGCAATGATCTTATGCCTTTAAAGATGGTAAGAAATGCAGTGCTTAAAGTGGCTGAAAACTCAGGGCCAATGAAGCAGCAAGTACTGAAATATGCCTTAGGGTTGTAG
- the miaB gene encoding tRNA (N6-isopentenyl adenosine(37)-C2)-methylthiotransferase MiaB: MSKKLLIKTWGCQMNEYDSSKMADLLNAANGYELTEVPEEADVLLLNTCSIREKAQEKVFHQLGRWKTLKDKKEGVVIGVGGCVATQEGDHIRQRAPYVDVIFGPQTLHRLPEMIRSSLSNEKPVMDISFPEIEKFDNLPEPKADGATAFVSIMEGCSKYCTYCVVPYTRGEEVSRPMDDVLFEIAQLAEQGVREVNLLGQNVNAYRGPMFDGDICSFAELLRLVASIDGIDRIRFTTSHPLEFGDDIIEVYKDTPELVSFLHLPVQSGSDRILTMMKRPHTAIEYKSIIRKLRKARPDIQISSDFIVGFPGETDKDFQDTMKLIKEIDFDMSFSFVFSPRPGTPAADYPCDTPEQEKKERLYELQQTVNAQAMRFSRLMLGTEQRILVEGPSKKNLMELRGRTENSRVVNFEGSADLIGQFVDVKITDVFTNSLRGELIRTEKEMDLRSVTSPTEMMEKTRKEDELGVATFTP; encoded by the coding sequence ATGAGTAAGAAACTGCTAATAAAAACTTGGGGCTGCCAGATGAACGAATACGATTCATCAAAAATGGCTGACCTGCTAAATGCTGCAAATGGCTACGAGCTAACAGAAGTACCTGAGGAAGCAGATGTACTCCTACTTAATACTTGTTCGATCCGTGAAAAAGCTCAAGAAAAAGTATTCCACCAGCTTGGTCGTTGGAAAACACTGAAAGATAAGAAAGAAGGCGTTGTGATTGGCGTCGGTGGTTGTGTTGCGACTCAAGAAGGCGACCATATTCGTCAACGTGCTCCTTATGTTGATGTGATTTTTGGCCCACAAACGCTGCACCGTCTACCTGAGATGATCCGCTCATCGCTATCAAACGAAAAACCAGTGATGGATATTTCTTTCCCTGAGATCGAAAAATTCGATAATCTTCCTGAACCAAAAGCAGATGGCGCAACGGCGTTTGTCTCTATCATGGAAGGCTGCTCAAAATACTGCACTTACTGCGTTGTGCCTTACACGCGTGGTGAAGAAGTGAGTCGTCCGATGGATGATGTACTTTTTGAAATTGCACAATTAGCAGAGCAAGGCGTACGTGAAGTTAACCTGCTTGGCCAGAACGTAAACGCCTATCGTGGTCCTATGTTTGACGGCGATATTTGTTCATTTGCTGAATTACTACGTTTAGTGGCTTCTATCGATGGCATCGACCGTATTCGTTTCACCACTAGCCACCCGCTAGAATTTGGTGACGACATCATTGAAGTATATAAAGATACTCCAGAACTTGTGAGCTTCTTACACTTGCCAGTACAAAGCGGCTCAGATCGTATTTTGACCATGATGAAGCGTCCTCATACTGCTATTGAGTACAAATCAATTATTCGTAAGCTACGTAAAGCGCGTCCAGATATTCAGATCAGTTCAGATTTCATTGTTGGCTTCCCTGGTGAAACCGACAAAGATTTCCAAGACACAATGAAGCTGATTAAAGAAATCGACTTCGATATGAGCTTCAGCTTTGTCTTCTCTCCTCGCCCAGGCACTCCTGCGGCAGACTATCCATGTGATACTCCAGAGCAAGAGAAGAAAGAACGTTTGTACGAACTACAACAAACGGTCAACGCTCAAGCGATGCGTTTTTCTCGTCTAATGTTAGGTACAGAGCAGCGTATTTTAGTGGAAGGCCCATCGAAGAAAAACCTTATGGAACTTCGTGGCCGTACTGAAAACAGCCGTGTGGTTAACTTCGAAGGTTCTGCAGACCTAATCGGTCAATTTGTAGATGTTAAAATTACCGATGTTTTCACTAACTCATTGCGCGGTGAGCTGATACGTACAGAAAAAGAGATGGATCTTCGAAGCGTTACTTCTCCAACAGAAATGATGGAAAAAACACGAAAAGAAGATGAATTAGGCGTTGCAACCTTTACACCCTAG